The Nicotiana tabacum cultivar K326 chromosome 14, ASM71507v2, whole genome shotgun sequence genome contains a region encoding:
- the LOC107768129 gene encoding uncharacterized protein LOC107768129, with protein sequence MVTTLNKTLPDLSKLKPLDGNNYKCWSQKHFIFFEHLEVDYILFNEPPVVVVVVIYSSNVNTTVVEDAAKKKFEKDNKTVGGHLLNHMTNPLFDLFINYKSAKVIWDNLEKKYGANNMGKKKYVVEKWIKFQIVDDKPIMEQIHEYENLTVDVLNEGMEMCEILQVNVLCLEKFPPSWSDYRNQLKHKKKNLTLQELISQMRTEEANRLKDEESEPLKDKMKSFSLS encoded by the coding sequence ATGGTTACCACTTTGAACAAAACACTTCCTGATCTGTCAAAACTTAAGCCTTTAGATGGAAACAATTATAAGTGTTGGTCCCAGaaacattttattttctttgaacATTTAGAAGTTGATTACATTTTGTTTAACGAACcacctgttgttgttgttgttgttatttataGTTCTAATGTTAATACGACTGTTGTTGAAGATGCTGCTAagaaaaaatttgaaaaggaTAATAAAACTGTTGGAGGGCATCTTCTTAACCATATGACTAACCCTCTCTTTGAtttgtttataaattataaatctGCTAAAGTTATATGGGACAATTTGGAGAAGAAATATGGTGCAAATAATATGGGAAAAAAGAAGTATGTGGTTGAAAAGTGGATCAAGTTTCAGATAGTCGATGATAAGCCGATCATGGAGCAGATTCACGAGTATGAGAACTTGACTGTTGATGTTTTGAACGAAGGCATGGAGATGTGTGAGATTCTTCAGGTTAATGTTCTCTGCTTAGAAAAGTTTCCTCCTTCCTGGAGTGATTACAGGAATCAGCTAAAACATAAGAAGAAAAACTTAACTCTTCAAGAACTGATCAGTCAAATGAGGACTGAGGAAGCAAACCGTCTCAAAGATGAAGAGTCTGAACCGCTTAAGGATAAGATGAaatctttctctctctcttaa